The following are encoded in a window of Amycolatopsis solani genomic DNA:
- the qcrB gene encoding cytochrome bc1 complex cytochrome b subunit translates to MSSLTTPTKGSSPVEKALGDAANNADQRYHAAKGLRHQLNKVFPTHWSFLLGEIALYSFIILLLTGVYLTLFFDPSMQEVVYHGSFKNMQGLEMSQAFRTTLDISFDVRGGLFMRQLHHWAALIFVASMAVHMLRIFFTGAFRRPREANWVIGGLLLILGCFEGFFGYSLPDDLLSGTGIRATLSGIVLSVPVAGTWIHWALFGGEFPGDQIIPRLYTLHILLLPGIMLALVGAHLALVWYQKHTQFPGVRRKETNVVGVRIMPYFALKGGAFFTLVIGVLALMSGLFQINPVWNFGPYNPAQVSAGSQPDWYMAWADGMLRIWPAWEVYLGNYTIPAVFFPGAVGMPILFALFLGYPFIERRLSKDTAHHNLLQRPRDVPVRTALGAMALGFFMVIELSGFNDIIADQFDISLNATTWAGRIGVLIVPPIAYYLTYRLCLGLQRADREVLEHGVETGIIKRLPHGEFIEIHQPLAGVDSHGHAIPLEYQGASVPKKMNKLGSAGHAVPGTFWSPDPAEETAALQRAHGNGHGNGNGHSAVENGQHGEFDSAETASAAKQSDH, encoded by the coding sequence ATGAGTTCACTCACCACGCCGACCAAGGGGTCGAGCCCGGTCGAGAAGGCGCTGGGCGACGCGGCGAACAACGCGGACCAGCGCTACCACGCGGCCAAGGGCCTGCGGCACCAGCTCAACAAGGTCTTCCCGACGCACTGGTCGTTCCTGCTCGGCGAGATCGCCCTCTACAGCTTCATCATCCTGCTGCTCACGGGTGTGTACCTGACGCTGTTCTTCGACCCCTCCATGCAGGAGGTCGTCTACCACGGCAGCTTCAAGAACATGCAGGGCCTGGAGATGTCGCAGGCGTTCCGCACCACGCTGGACATCTCCTTCGACGTGCGCGGCGGGCTGTTCATGCGGCAGCTGCACCACTGGGCGGCGCTGATCTTCGTGGCGTCGATGGCCGTGCACATGCTGCGGATCTTCTTCACCGGCGCGTTCCGGCGCCCGCGTGAGGCGAACTGGGTGATCGGCGGGCTGCTGCTGATCCTGGGCTGCTTCGAAGGCTTCTTCGGCTACTCCCTGCCCGATGACCTGCTCTCGGGTACCGGTATCCGGGCGACGCTGTCGGGGATCGTGCTGTCGGTGCCGGTGGCGGGGACCTGGATCCACTGGGCGCTCTTCGGTGGGGAGTTCCCGGGCGATCAGATCATCCCGCGGTTGTACACGCTGCACATCCTGCTGCTGCCGGGCATCATGCTGGCGCTGGTGGGGGCGCACCTGGCGCTGGTGTGGTACCAGAAGCACACCCAGTTCCCGGGGGTGCGGCGCAAGGAGACCAACGTCGTCGGGGTGCGGATCATGCCGTACTTCGCGTTGAAGGGCGGGGCGTTCTTCACCCTGGTCATCGGGGTGCTGGCGCTGATGTCGGGGTTGTTCCAGATCAACCCGGTGTGGAACTTCGGCCCCTACAACCCGGCGCAGGTGTCGGCGGGCTCGCAGCCGGACTGGTACATGGCCTGGGCCGACGGCATGCTGCGGATCTGGCCCGCGTGGGAGGTCTACCTCGGGAACTACACGATCCCGGCGGTGTTCTTCCCCGGCGCGGTCGGCATGCCGATCCTGTTCGCCCTGTTCCTGGGTTACCCGTTCATCGAGCGGAGGCTGTCCAAGGACACCGCGCACCACAACCTGCTCCAGCGGCCCCGGGACGTCCCGGTCCGCACGGCGCTGGGCGCGATGGCGCTGGGCTTCTTCATGGTGATCGAACTGTCGGGCTTCAACGACATCATCGCCGACCAGTTCGACATCTCCCTGAACGCGACGACGTGGGCGGGCCGCATCGGCGTGCTCATCGTGCCGCCGATCGCCTACTACCTCACCTACCGGCTCTGCCTGGGCCTGCAGCGGGCCGACCGCGAGGTGCTGGAGCACGGCGTCGAGACGGGCATCATCAAGCGGCTGCCGCACGGTGAGTTCATCGAGATCCACCAGCCGCTCGCCGGCGTCGACAGCCACGGCCACGCGATCCCGCTCGAATACCAGGGTGCGTCCGTGCCGAAGAAGATGAACAAGCTGGGCTCGGCGGGCCACGCCGTCCCGGGCACGTTCTGGTCGCCGGACCCGGCCGAGGAGACCGCCGCGCTGCAGCGGGCCCACGGCAACGGGCACGGCAACGGCAACGGCCACTCCGCGGTCGAGAACGGCCAGCACGGGGAGTTCGACTCCGCCGAAACGGCTTCGGCCGCGAAGCAGTCGGACCACTAG
- the qcrA gene encoding cytochrome bc1 complex Rieske iron-sulfur subunit yields the protein MSAEGPKPPTEAELAEMDRDQLVKLGGALDGVEIVEYPTPWPVEGTRAEKRAERLVAFWFALSAVAGLGFVVSLIWWPWKYESPDNESGHFWYSLYTPMLGITLGLAILGLGIGVILYTKKFVPAEVAVQERHDGEGKGSAEVDRQTFLAHLADAGNRSTIARRSLIKRTAIAGAGTLGLAAAALPLASFIKNPWKDSETRESLWHTGWQPNFPGEKVYLRRNTGKPLEEGEEVSLVKAEDLDAGAMETVFPYRESEKDKPELLAAALTRVDNPVMLIRLRPTDAAKVVKRSGQEDFNFGDYYAYTKICSHVGCPTSLYEQRTNRILCPCHQSQFDALHYGKPIFGPATRPLAQLPITVDEEGYLIARGDFIEAIGPAFWERKS from the coding sequence ATGAGTGCCGAGGGGCCGAAGCCGCCGACGGAGGCGGAACTGGCTGAGATGGACCGTGACCAGCTGGTCAAGCTGGGCGGGGCGCTCGACGGCGTCGAAATCGTCGAATACCCGACCCCGTGGCCCGTGGAGGGCACCCGCGCGGAGAAGCGCGCCGAGCGCCTGGTGGCGTTCTGGTTCGCGCTGTCCGCCGTGGCCGGGCTGGGCTTCGTCGTCTCGCTGATCTGGTGGCCGTGGAAGTACGAGTCGCCGGACAACGAGAGCGGCCACTTCTGGTACAGCCTCTACACCCCGATGCTCGGCATCACGCTCGGCCTGGCCATCCTCGGCCTCGGCATCGGCGTGATCCTGTACACGAAGAAGTTCGTGCCCGCCGAGGTCGCGGTGCAGGAGCGCCACGACGGCGAGGGCAAGGGGTCGGCCGAGGTCGACCGCCAGACGTTCCTCGCGCACCTGGCCGACGCCGGCAACCGCAGCACCATCGCGCGCCGGTCGCTGATCAAGCGCACGGCCATCGCCGGGGCCGGCACGCTGGGCCTCGCGGCCGCCGCGCTGCCGCTGGCGTCCTTCATCAAGAACCCGTGGAAGGACAGCGAGACCCGCGAGTCGCTGTGGCACACGGGCTGGCAGCCGAACTTCCCGGGCGAGAAGGTCTACCTGCGCCGCAACACCGGCAAGCCGCTGGAAGAGGGCGAAGAGGTCAGCCTGGTCAAGGCCGAGGACCTCGACGCCGGCGCGATGGAAACGGTCTTCCCGTACCGCGAGTCCGAGAAGGACAAGCCGGAGCTGCTCGCCGCCGCGCTGACCCGGGTCGACAACCCGGTCATGCTGATCCGCCTGCGCCCGACCGACGCCGCCAAGGTGGTCAAGCGGTCCGGCCAGGAGGACTTCAACTTCGGCGACTACTACGCGTACACGAAGATCTGCAGCCACGTCGGCTGCCCGACCTCCCTGTACGAGCAGCGCACCAACCGCATCCTGTGCCCCTGCCACCAGTCGCAGTTCGACGCGCTGCACTACGGCAAGCCGATTTTCGGCCCGGCGACGCGTCCGCTGGCCCAGCTACCGATCACGGTGGACGAAGAGGGATACTTGATCGCGCGAGGCGACTTCATCGAGGCCATCGGTCCGGCCTTTTGGGAGCGTAAGTCATGA
- the qcrC gene encoding cytochrome bc1 complex diheme cytochrome c subunit, with protein MTTSTKTSERRYRARSKLRRRFAGLLALGIALVGAGALYAVFAPEPQTAQAQGTPAQLRLGEQVYNNTCIACHGANLEGVQDRGPSLIGIGDAAVYFQTSSGRMPAARQEAQAARKPPKLTEAEIDAVGAYIQAHGGGVQRPAEKGEALRGSDPARGGELFRLNCASCHNFTGRGGALSAGKYAPNLDPASEEQIYTAMLTGPQNMPKFSDRQLSPEEKKDIVAYVKSVSDGNNNPGGNGLGGVGPASEGVIAFIVGIAALIGVTLWIGSKA; from the coding sequence ATGACCACCAGCACCAAAACGTCGGAGCGCCGCTACCGCGCGCGGTCGAAGCTGCGGAGGCGGTTCGCCGGCCTGCTCGCGCTCGGTATCGCGCTGGTGGGCGCCGGCGCCCTGTACGCCGTGTTCGCCCCGGAGCCGCAGACCGCGCAGGCCCAGGGAACGCCGGCGCAGCTGCGGCTCGGCGAGCAGGTCTACAACAACACCTGCATCGCGTGCCACGGCGCGAACCTCGAAGGCGTGCAGGACCGCGGGCCGAGCCTGATCGGCATCGGCGACGCCGCGGTGTACTTCCAGACTTCTTCGGGCCGCATGCCGGCCGCGCGCCAGGAGGCGCAGGCCGCGCGGAAGCCGCCGAAGCTGACCGAGGCCGAGATCGACGCGGTCGGCGCCTACATCCAGGCGCACGGCGGCGGCGTCCAGCGCCCGGCCGAGAAGGGCGAGGCCCTGCGCGGCTCCGACCCGGCCCGCGGTGGCGAGCTGTTCCGCTTGAACTGCGCTTCGTGCCACAACTTCACCGGCCGCGGCGGCGCGCTGTCGGCGGGCAAGTACGCGCCGAACCTGGACCCGGCCAGCGAAGAGCAGATCTACACGGCCATGCTCACCGGCCCCCAGAACATGCCGAAGTTCTCCGACCGGCAGCTGTCGCCGGAGGAGAAGAAGGACATCGTCGCCTACGTGAAGTCGGTGTCGGACGGCAACAACAACCCGGGTGGTAACGGCCTCGGCGGGGTCGGCCCCGCTTCGGAGGGCGTCATCGCCTTCATCGTCGGGATCGCCGCGCTGATCGGCGTGACGTTGTGGATTGGATCGAAGGCATGA
- a CDS encoding YdeI/OmpD-associated family protein, translating into MTEVPGELAAALAADPDAAAAFEALPPSHRREYAQWVAEAKKPETRVSRAGKTVARLREPG; encoded by the coding sequence TTGACCGAGGTCCCCGGGGAACTGGCCGCCGCGCTCGCGGCGGACCCGGACGCGGCGGCGGCGTTCGAAGCCCTGCCGCCGTCGCACCGGCGTGAGTACGCCCAGTGGGTCGCGGAGGCCAAGAAGCCGGAAACCCGCGTCTCCCGGGCCGGGAAGACCGTCGCCCGGCTCCGCGAACCGGGCTAG
- a CDS encoding VOC family protein, translated as MERVLGIGGYFFRAADPAALGAWYRDFLGLDADEHGLWQQAPGPTVFAPFEAGTDYFGSPSQQAMLNFRVRDLDAMLAQLRAQGADVAEETQDMDGIGRFGWVTDPEGNRVELWQPA; from the coding sequence ATGGAACGTGTGCTCGGCATCGGAGGTTACTTCTTCCGCGCGGCGGACCCGGCGGCCCTGGGGGCCTGGTACCGGGACTTCCTGGGGCTCGACGCCGACGAGCACGGGCTGTGGCAGCAGGCGCCGGGCCCGACCGTCTTCGCGCCGTTCGAGGCCGGGACCGACTACTTCGGGTCGCCCTCGCAGCAGGCCATGCTCAACTTCCGGGTCCGCGACCTGGACGCGATGCTGGCGCAGCTGCGTGCCCAGGGCGCCGACGTCGCCGAAGAGACCCAGGACATGGACGGCATCGGCCGCTTCGGCTGGGTCACCGACCCCGAGGGGAACCGGGTCGAGCTCTGGCAGCCGGCCTAG
- a CDS encoding Lrp/AsnC family transcriptional regulator encodes MITAIVLIQVEADAIPDAAQAIADIDGVGEVYSCAGDVDLIATVQVSAHEELADLIPGRIGKVPGVLDTVTHIAFRSYSRTDTESAFSIGVED; translated from the coding sequence GTGATCACCGCGATCGTGTTGATCCAGGTTGAGGCGGACGCGATCCCGGACGCGGCGCAGGCGATCGCCGACATCGACGGTGTCGGCGAGGTCTACTCGTGTGCCGGGGACGTCGACCTCATCGCCACCGTGCAGGTCTCCGCGCACGAAGAGCTGGCCGACCTCATCCCCGGCCGGATCGGGAAGGTGCCGGGGGTGCTGGACACCGTCACGCACATCGCGTTCCGGTCCTACTCCCGCACCGACACCGAGTCGGCCTTCTCGATCGGCGTCGAGGATTGA
- the ctaE gene encoding aa3-type cytochrome oxidase subunit III: MRRVTTAAPTISQRVHSLNRPNMVSVGTIVWLSSELMFFAGLFAMFFTVKAQNSSGQWPPPLHGEEFHLNVAYAIPFTVILVLSSLTCQFGVFAAERGDVYGLRRWYIITLIMGAIFVGGQANEYHNLVEEGMTIPSGPFGTVFYLATGFHGLHVIGGLIAFVYLLIRTKLSKFTPAQATSAIVVSYYWHFVDIVWVGLFGVIYLLP; this comes from the coding sequence ATGCGACGCGTGACAACGGCAGCTCCCACCATCAGTCAGCGGGTCCACTCGCTGAACCGGCCGAACATGGTCAGTGTCGGCACCATCGTGTGGCTGTCCAGCGAGCTGATGTTCTTCGCCGGACTGTTCGCGATGTTCTTCACCGTCAAGGCGCAGAACTCCTCCGGCCAGTGGCCGCCGCCGCTGCACGGCGAGGAGTTCCACCTCAACGTGGCGTACGCGATCCCGTTCACGGTGATCCTGGTGCTGTCCTCGCTGACCTGCCAGTTCGGGGTGTTCGCCGCCGAGCGCGGCGACGTCTACGGGCTGCGCCGCTGGTACATCATCACGTTGATCATGGGCGCGATCTTCGTCGGCGGCCAGGCCAACGAGTACCACAACCTGGTGGAAGAGGGGATGACGATCCCGTCCGGCCCGTTCGGCACGGTCTTCTACCTCGCCACCGGGTTCCACGGCCTGCACGTCATCGGCGGGCTCATCGCCTTCGTGTACCTGCTCATCCGCACCAAGCTGAGCAAGTTCACGCCCGCCCAGGCCACGTCGGCGATCGTCGTGTCCTACTACTGGCACTTCGTCGACATCGTGTGGGTCGGCCTCTTCGGTGTGATCTACCTCCTTCCGTAG